The Bacillota bacterium genome contains the following window.
TATTTCAGCTTCGCAATTAAAATACTCATAACCACAGAACCTGCTTTCAAAAGTCCTGTCAATTTTAAGGGACAGTCCCTGTCCCCATGCCGAACCTTCTTTCTTCTTCAGGGCTTCACGTGCTTTAGCTTTTTGGGCTTCCATTTCTTTTTCAAATCCTTCTTCATCAATTACAAGCCCATTTTCTTCGGCAATTTCCCTGGTCAAATCCAACGGAAAACCATATGTGTCATGAAGCTTGAATACAAGCTCTCCTGGTATCACCTTTTCGTTGCTTTTCATCATGTCCTCAATATAATCACCAAGAATTGACAATCCCTGGTCTATGGTGAAGTTAAACTTTTCTTCTTCTACCCTGGCCACCTTCTTGATGTATTCCCGTTTTTCACCGAGCTCAGGATATGCACCTTTCGACTCCATAACGACAATATCTACTAAATCGGTCAGGAAAGGCTTTTCTAAGCCAAGGAGCTTTCCATGCCTTGCTGCCCTTCTTAACAGCCTTCTTAAAACATAACCCCTACCTTCGTTTGACGGAAGAATTCCGTCGGATATCATCATGGTTATGCTGCGTATATGGTCCGTAATTACCCGTATTGAAACATCAGTCTTATAGTTTTTGCCATATTCCGTCCCCGCCACTTTACATACTGAATCTAATATGTTCCTTATAGTGTCTACTTCAAACAGGCTATCCACATCCTGCATTATACAGGCAAGCCTCTCAAGGCCCATACCTGTGTCAATGTTCTTTTTTTGTAGAAGCGTATATGAACCGTCTTCTTCTTTGTTGAACTGGGTAAATACAAGGTTCCAAAACTCTATATACCTGTCACAATCACATCCTACTTTACAATCAGGTTTACCGCACCCCTTTTCAGGTCCTCTGTCAAAATATATCTCTGAGCAGGGACCACATGGACCTGTGCCGTGTTCCCAAAAATTATCCTCCTTGCCCATCCTCACAATTCTTTCGGCAGGAAGCCCGATATCTTTGTTCCATATTTCAAAAGCCTCGTCATCATCAACATAAATTGAAACCCAAAGCCTTTCTCTTGGCATTTTCAAAACCTGGGTTACAAACTCCCATGCCCATGAAATGGCTTCTTTTTTGAAGTAATCACCAAAAGAAAAGTTACCAAGCATTTCGAAGTAAGTGCCATGCCTTGCTGTCTTTCCCACCCGCTCAATATCAGCAGTCCTTATACATTTTTGGCAGGTGGTAACCCTATTGCGCGGCGGTTTTAATTCACCGGTAAAATATGGCTTCAACGGGGTCATACCTGCGTTTATCAACAGTATGCTCGGGTCATTTTCAGGGATAAGGGAAAAACTTGGCAGCCTGAGGTGGCCTTTGCTTTCAAAGAAATTTAAATATTCTTCTCTCAGTTCATTTAATCCAATACTTTGCATTATCAAAAACCTCGCATTAGTAAACTTAACTTTAGTGCTTAACAATAATAACAATAAGTTTAACAATAATATATATTAGTGTAAATTTTGTGTCAAGAGTGGGTTGCGTTATCACACCAACGTTTCAATAGCTCTTCTCACTATAATCCTCAGTATAGCTGTCGCAGGTACTGCAACAAGCATCCCGGTAATACCAAAAAACTCCCCCCCAATAAGGACAGCCATTATTGTAGCTACAGGGTGGAGTCCAACCCTCCCCTCAACAATTTTTGGGGTGATTATAACATTATCAATTTGCTGTACTGCAACAAACAAAATTACCGTCCATACTGCTTTTAACGGCGAATCAACCAGTGCTATCGCTACTGCCGGAATTGCCCCTATTATTGGTCCGAAATAGGGTATTACATTTGCAATTCCACCAATCAAGCCCAATACCAATGGATATTTTACCTTTAACAGTATTAGTCCGACAACTTCCATAAACCCTATGATCAGTGCCGTTAGAAGCTGTCCCTGGATAAAGTTTAACAACACAAAATGAATTTCCTTTCCTGTTAACGCTATGCCTTTCCTCCACTTTTTAGGAATAAGTGAAAGAACTATAGATTTAAAGAGGTCTGAGTCCTTAATAAAGTAGTAGGCAATAACCATTGCCAAAAGAATATCGAATATTACTGTCAGCGTATCTACCAGTCCTGCCAGGGCTTTCTTTAAATTGCCAACAATATAGTTTTGGATCACTTCCGTACCTGTATCGATTTCTTTAAACATCACTTCCTTTATTTCATCAGGCAACCTGCTCTTCCGAACAGAAGAAATTATATTGTTGAATAGTTTTTGGTATTCAGAGATTATATCAGGTAATGCGTTTATAAGTTGTTTTGTATTGTCTATTAATTCAGGAACAATAAAAAC
Protein-coding sequences here:
- the alaS gene encoding alanine--tRNA ligase; the encoded protein is MQSIGLNELREEYLNFFESKGHLRLPSFSLIPENDPSILLINAGMTPLKPYFTGELKPPRNRVTTCQKCIRTADIERVGKTARHGTYFEMLGNFSFGDYFKKEAISWAWEFVTQVLKMPRERLWVSIYVDDDEAFEIWNKDIGLPAERIVRMGKEDNFWEHGTGPCGPCSEIYFDRGPEKGCGKPDCKVGCDCDRYIEFWNLVFTQFNKEEDGSYTLLQKKNIDTGMGLERLACIMQDVDSLFEVDTIRNILDSVCKVAGTEYGKNYKTDVSIRVITDHIRSITMMISDGILPSNEGRGYVLRRLLRRAARHGKLLGLEKPFLTDLVDIVVMESKGAYPELGEKREYIKKVARVEEEKFNFTIDQGLSILGDYIEDMMKSNEKVIPGELVFKLHDTYGFPLDLTREIAEENGLVIDEEGFEKEMEAQKAKAREALKKKEGSAWGQGLSLKIDRTFESRFCGYEYFNCEAEILYILKNDEPVEMVFEGESATIILNKTSFYAESGGQTGDTGFIETETGLLRVEDCKKTTDGIYLHYGKVVRGYVEKGQRGETRIDVARRESIARNHTATHLIHKALRNILGEHVAQAGSLVEAERLRFDFTHFEPVSEDELKRIEDEVNLKILEDMPVYVEEMGLDEAKNLGAMALFGEKYGERVRVVKIGDYSMELCGGTHMKSTAKIGLVKILSETGIAAGTRRIEAASGHYALKYYREREALLDSIAEALKTTPQDSVKKVENLMAEVKNAYKEIEQLKVKLVMSRIDEIISDALVINGTSVVTAKFSGMDMEALRNTADILKGRFTDGIIILASDYNGKVNFVAAATKNAVKKGIHSGDLIKKTAEIIGGGGGGRPDMAQAGGRDSSRIDEALQQAVEVIKSQLVQ
- a CDS encoding AI-2E family transporter, with the translated sequence MLSKRKLLFLAILLIILILVLLFVYNYRRKIGRIISPFFLAIVISYLVHPLVIKLEEKKIPRTTGIILVYSGILLVSAVIIVFIVPELIDNTKQLINALPDIISEYQKLFNNIISSVRKSRLPDEIKEVMFKEIDTGTEVIQNYIVGNLKKALAGLVDTLTVIFDILLAMVIAYYFIKDSDLFKSIVLSLIPKKWRKGIALTGKEIHFVLLNFIQGQLLTALIIGFMEVVGLILLKVKYPLVLGLIGGIANVIPYFGPIIGAIPAVAIALVDSPLKAVWTVILFVAVQQIDNVIITPKIVEGRVGLHPVATIMAVLIGGEFFGITGMLVAVPATAILRIIVRRAIETLV